cgtCACTGACACCACCTCCGGCacgtttccttttttttttggcctttctCCCTCTCCCCGCCATCTTTCCCTGCCATCTCTCCCTTTACCCAGTTTGTATgacccttttttttaaaaaaaattcccttcccCCACTCCTCCCCCATcacccttccccttcccctctgGCTGATCTGGTAGCGAGGCTAGATAGCGCCGGGGAGGGGGATTTTTCCACGCACCAGATTGCggggaggggaggagaggggaaggctgaaaattgcaaaaaaaaaaataaagttgaCTGGCTCGTGGAGGAGGTGCGCCTTGACTGCCGGGCGAGGGAAGAGGGAGGGGGAAGGGCAAAGGGGAGGAGAAGGggaaagggaggagaggggtggcGGGAGGTGGCATTGGAGGAGGTGCTGGTGGAGGAGCTGATGGTGGTGCTGGAGTTGGAGGAGGTGCAGGTAGTGGTGGTGGTGCTGGTGGTGGCGTTGGAGGAGGTGCTGGTGGAGGAGCAGGTGGAGGAAAAGGTGGTGGTGCAGGAGGTGGGGCTGGTGGTGGAGTTGGGGGTGGAGCAGGCGGGAGAGTAGGAGGAAGGACTGGTGGAGGCATTGGCGGTGGTGCCGGAGGTGGAGCAGGTGGAGGCGTGGGAGGAGAGGCTGGAGGAGGCCTTGGTGGAGGTTTGGAGGTGGGGCTGGTGGCGGAGTAGGGGGTGGAGCAGGCTGCTGCGTTGCGTTGGTGCTACTGCGTTGCATTGGTGCTgcgtagaagaagaagaagagagaaagaaaagagagaggaaagaaagacaaagaaaaaagaaagagaaaaagaaaaaaaaagaaaaaaaaagaaaaggaaaaatagtttttccactttacaaaaacttctacaaaaattttttcaaaaacttctacagtgcactacagtaaagttttagataaactcccaaaaaactcaagTTCCAAACAGGCCCCTTGATTAGTTCTCCGAACAGTGTATCATTAGTGATGTTATTTTTGTCTTGTTACATGAAATTACTAACTTGTCCAGAGAAAAATAACTAGCCCCAAAACAGTAACTAACTATTGAGGGTTATTTCTGACTTTTTCCGCATATTCTTTTGCTTTACTTCTCAGTCTTTCCCGGCATTAGCTCTGTTCTCCACTTCTTGTTTGTCTCCATTATGCAAGACAAAAAGCCAACAAGTCAAACAACTTTAACACCGATGGCAGGAAAGCAACACACTCTATTTGAAGTTCATTTTACAACTTTAGcccatcattttttttcttcttcctttctctctctttgtttcccgtttctctatttttcctttcttctctttctggTTCAACGAAGAAAAGTGACAAGAAGCCAA
This portion of the Coffea eugenioides isolate CCC68of chromosome 11, Ceug_1.0, whole genome shotgun sequence genome encodes:
- the LOC113751821 gene encoding glycine-rich cell wall structural protein-like, with product MGMVGDNVGFPTKQSRNRGRGRGKGKGEEKGKGRRGVAGGGIGGGAGGGADGGAGVGGGAGSGGGAGGGVGGGAGGGAGGGKGGGAGGGAGGGVGGGAGGRVGGRTGGGIGGGAGGGAGGGVGGEAGGGLGGGLEVGLVAE